The proteins below come from a single Agromyces flavus genomic window:
- a CDS encoding ABC transporter substrate-binding protein, translating to MRLTRHRRWAVPIVAAAAVGLTLTACTGDIANEEAGDVDCSDYEEYGTFDGAEVTVAGTILDLEADRLVESWSDFETCTGISVDYQGSSEFEAQIAVLAEGGNAPDVGIVPQPGLLKRLADGGWLIPASDPVVANIDEFWDPIWKEYATVDDTVWAAPLMASVKGWVWYSPDEFEEKGYEIPQTLDELKELSDTIAAEGDHKPWCVGLESGDATGWPGTDWIEDYMIRLHGADVYDQWVTHEIPFNDPQVAEAFDAVGEYLKSDDMVNGGIGDVSTLVTEAFQTAGLPILEGECSLHHQASFYETFWNPEGGDENTVASEGTVFGFLLPPANAGDPLSVTGGGEFPVAFRDAEEVEAFRTYLSSDLWANNRVSLGGVVSANKGLDPENASSELLVQAVEILQDPETTFRFDGSDLMPGAVGADSFWKGIVAWVGGESTEQVLDTVEASWPAS from the coding sequence ATGAGACTCACACGGCATCGCCGTTGGGCGGTCCCCATCGTGGCGGCCGCGGCGGTCGGCCTGACGCTCACGGCGTGCACCGGCGACATCGCGAACGAGGAGGCGGGCGACGTCGACTGCAGCGACTACGAGGAGTACGGAACGTTCGACGGCGCCGAGGTCACGGTCGCCGGCACGATCCTCGACCTCGAGGCCGATCGCCTCGTCGAGTCGTGGTCCGACTTCGAGACCTGCACCGGCATCTCGGTCGACTACCAGGGCTCGAGCGAGTTCGAGGCGCAGATCGCGGTCCTGGCCGAGGGCGGGAACGCCCCCGACGTCGGCATCGTCCCCCAGCCCGGCCTGCTCAAGCGGCTCGCCGACGGCGGATGGCTGATCCCGGCGTCCGACCCGGTCGTCGCGAACATCGACGAATTCTGGGACCCGATCTGGAAGGAGTACGCCACCGTCGACGACACGGTGTGGGCCGCGCCCCTCATGGCGAGCGTCAAGGGCTGGGTCTGGTACTCGCCCGACGAGTTCGAGGAGAAGGGCTATGAGATCCCGCAGACCCTCGACGAGCTCAAGGAGCTGTCCGACACCATCGCCGCCGAAGGGGACCACAAGCCGTGGTGCGTCGGCCTCGAGTCCGGTGACGCGACCGGATGGCCCGGCACCGACTGGATCGAGGACTACATGATCCGGCTGCACGGCGCCGACGTGTACGACCAGTGGGTCACGCACGAGATCCCGTTCAACGACCCGCAGGTCGCCGAGGCCTTCGACGCCGTCGGCGAGTACCTGAAGAGCGACGACATGGTCAACGGCGGCATCGGCGACGTGTCGACCCTCGTGACCGAGGCGTTCCAGACGGCCGGCCTCCCCATCCTCGAGGGCGAGTGCTCGCTGCACCACCAGGCCTCCTTCTACGAGACCTTCTGGAACCCCGAGGGCGGCGACGAGAACACCGTGGCGTCCGAAGGCACCGTGTTCGGCTTCCTCCTGCCGCCGGCGAACGCGGGCGACCCGCTTTCGGTCACCGGTGGTGGCGAGTTCCCCGTCGCCTTCCGCGACGCGGAAGAGGTCGAGGCGTTCCGCACCTACCTGTCGAGCGACCTCTGGGCGAACAACCGGGTGAGCCTGGGCGGCGTCGTCAGCGCGAACAAGGGGCTCGACCCTGAGAACGCGTCGAGCGAGCTGCTCGTGCAGGCGGTCGAGATCCTCCAGGATCCCGAGACCACCTTCCGGTTCGACGGATCCGACCTGATGCCCGGCGCCGTCGGTGCCGACTCCTTCTGGAAGGGCATCGTGGCCTGGGTCGGCGGCGAGAGCACCGAGCAGGTCCTCGACACCGTCGAGGCGAGCTGGCCCGCGAGCTAG
- a CDS encoding carbohydrate ABC transporter permease produces the protein MTTADLLGKLLQVVMGLAILAAVVGLLIFFIDKAPKKGRDYWQLAGFLLPAMLLVVIGLVIPAIRTSLLAFQDGSGNWTWDNFVWTFTQPTAIRTLINTVIWVLIVPTFATIIGLAYAVFIDRSRGEKYYKVVLFMPIAISFVGAGVIWRFVYEYRSGDREQIGLLNAIVVAFGGEPVQWMQTDPINTFLLIVVMIWIQTGFAMVLLSAAIKGVPTEQIEAAQLDGTNAWQRFLNVTVPGIRGALVVVVTTISIATLKVFDIVRTMTAGNFNTSTIANEMYTQAFRASEVGRGSALALILFILVLPIVVYNVNVLRKQREIR, from the coding sequence ATGACTACGGCCGATCTGCTCGGCAAACTCCTTCAGGTGGTGATGGGCCTCGCGATCCTCGCGGCGGTCGTCGGCCTCCTCATCTTCTTCATCGACAAGGCGCCGAAGAAGGGCCGGGACTACTGGCAGCTCGCCGGCTTCCTCCTCCCCGCCATGCTGCTCGTGGTCATCGGGCTCGTGATCCCGGCGATCCGGACCAGCCTCCTCGCGTTCCAGGACGGCAGCGGCAACTGGACGTGGGACAACTTCGTCTGGACGTTCACGCAGCCCACCGCCATCCGCACCCTCATCAACACCGTCATCTGGGTGCTGATCGTCCCGACGTTCGCGACGATCATCGGACTCGCCTACGCGGTCTTCATCGACCGTTCGCGTGGTGAGAAGTACTACAAGGTCGTGCTGTTCATGCCGATCGCGATCTCGTTCGTGGGCGCCGGCGTCATCTGGCGCTTCGTGTACGAGTACCGCTCGGGCGACCGCGAGCAGATCGGCCTGCTCAATGCCATCGTCGTCGCATTCGGCGGCGAGCCGGTGCAGTGGATGCAGACCGACCCGATCAACACGTTCCTGCTCATCGTCGTCATGATCTGGATCCAGACCGGATTCGCCATGGTCCTCCTGAGTGCGGCGATCAAGGGCGTGCCGACCGAGCAGATCGAGGCGGCCCAGCTCGACGGCACCAATGCCTGGCAGCGGTTCCTGAACGTCACCGTCCCCGGCATCCGAGGGGCCCTCGTGGTCGTGGTCACGACGATCTCGATCGCCACGCTGAAGGTCTTCGACATCGTCCGCACGATGACCGCCGGAAACTTCAACACGAGCACGATCGCGAACGAGATGTACACGCAGGCGTTCCGGGCGAGCGAGGTCGGGCGCGGATCCGCGCTCGCGCTGATCCTGTTCATCCTGGTCCTGCCCATCGTCGTCTACAACGTCAACGTCCTGAGGAAGCAGAGGGAGATCCGATGA
- a CDS encoding LacI family DNA-binding transcriptional regulator, producing the protein MAAIGDVARLAGVSKATASRALSGGGYVAEETRRRVEAAASEIGYIASPDAASLVTGRTKNIGVIIPFVNRWFFGEVLEGVERALLAAGYDLTLYNLSEQGPQRTRVFDFFLARKRVDAVIAIGVDLDDHEVAALERREKPLVALGGSGGADARLSVDDRAVGQLATEHLLHLGHARIAHLAGVGASARPTSVQGQRRRGHLDALAAAGVLDDEGPHLLETEMSLPGGYTGGLQLLGHPGARPTAVFAASDEMAIGTIRAAEKLGLDVPGDLSVIGVDGHEYAEMFELTTVEQYPGEQGRAAVDVVMALLLDDATAEPLPDSGAPLPTRLVVRATTSAPR; encoded by the coding sequence ATGGCGGCCATCGGCGACGTCGCCAGGCTCGCGGGGGTCTCGAAGGCAACGGCCTCGCGGGCCCTGTCGGGCGGAGGCTACGTCGCCGAGGAGACCCGGCGCAGGGTCGAGGCCGCCGCCAGCGAGATCGGCTACATTGCGTCACCCGATGCCGCGAGCCTCGTGACCGGTCGCACGAAGAACATCGGGGTGATCATCCCGTTCGTCAACCGCTGGTTCTTCGGCGAGGTGCTCGAGGGCGTCGAGCGAGCGCTCCTCGCCGCCGGGTACGACCTGACGCTCTACAACCTCTCCGAGCAGGGCCCGCAGCGCACGCGCGTGTTCGACTTCTTCCTGGCCCGCAAGCGCGTCGACGCCGTCATCGCGATCGGCGTCGACCTCGACGACCACGAGGTCGCCGCGCTCGAGCGGCGCGAGAAGCCGCTCGTTGCGCTGGGCGGCAGCGGGGGTGCCGATGCGCGGCTCTCGGTCGACGATCGCGCGGTCGGCCAGCTCGCGACGGAGCACCTGCTGCACCTCGGACACGCGCGCATCGCCCACCTCGCCGGTGTCGGAGCCTCCGCACGCCCGACGAGCGTGCAGGGCCAGCGCCGCCGGGGTCATCTCGATGCGCTCGCGGCCGCCGGAGTGCTCGACGACGAAGGCCCGCACCTCCTCGAGACCGAGATGAGCCTCCCCGGCGGGTACACGGGCGGGCTCCAGCTGCTCGGGCACCCGGGGGCGCGTCCGACGGCGGTCTTCGCGGCGTCCGACGAGATGGCGATCGGCACCATCCGCGCGGCCGAGAAGCTCGGCCTCGACGTGCCGGGCGACCTGTCGGTCATCGGCGTCGACGGACACGAGTACGCCGAGATGTTCGAGCTCACGACCGTCGAGCAGTACCCCGGCGAGCAGGGCCGTGCAGCGGTCGACGTGGTCATGGCCCTCCTGCTCGACGACGCGACGGCCGAACCGCTGCCCGATTCGGGCGCGCCGCTGCCGACCCGGCTGGTCGTCCGGGCGACCACCAGCGCGCCCCGCTGA
- a CDS encoding carbohydrate ABC transporter permease, with amino-acid sequence MSSVAPADLPVGKDLGSIEAAEQAEYGEPKAARVKKRLTSRTATIASLIIAVLWTIPTFGLFLSSFRPAELIRTTGWWTFFANPGLTLDNYRDVLLSTSSSSPQLGAYIVNSIAIALLGTLITLVFASMAAYAFAWIKFKWVNWLFIFVFALQIVPLQMALVPLLQTFSTWLRPMQAWLHDVVPIIPEQNYAPVWLAHAMFGLPLAIFLLHNFISEIPNDVIEAARVDGATHGQIFGRIVLPLATPALASFAIFQFIWVWNDLLVALIFSGGTQDVAPLTQRLAELVGTRGQDWQLLTASAFISIVIPLIVFFALQRYFVRGLLAGATKG; translated from the coding sequence ATGAGCAGCGTCGCACCCGCCGATCTTCCGGTCGGCAAGGACCTCGGCTCGATCGAGGCCGCCGAGCAGGCCGAGTACGGCGAGCCCAAGGCGGCGCGGGTCAAGAAGCGCCTGACGTCGCGCACCGCGACGATCGCCTCGCTCATCATCGCCGTACTCTGGACCATTCCGACGTTCGGCCTGTTCCTCTCGTCGTTCCGGCCGGCCGAGCTGATCCGCACGACCGGTTGGTGGACGTTCTTCGCGAACCCCGGGCTCACGCTCGACAACTACCGCGACGTCCTGCTCTCGACGTCGTCATCGTCGCCGCAGCTCGGCGCGTACATCGTGAACTCCATCGCGATCGCCCTGCTCGGCACACTCATCACGCTCGTGTTCGCCTCGATGGCGGCCTACGCCTTCGCGTGGATCAAGTTCAAGTGGGTCAACTGGCTCTTCATCTTCGTGTTCGCGCTCCAGATCGTGCCGCTGCAGATGGCGCTCGTGCCGCTGCTGCAGACGTTCTCGACCTGGCTCCGGCCGATGCAGGCCTGGCTGCACGATGTGGTGCCGATCATCCCCGAGCAGAACTACGCCCCGGTGTGGCTCGCGCACGCGATGTTCGGCCTGCCGCTGGCGATCTTCCTGCTGCACAACTTCATCTCCGAGATCCCGAACGACGTCATCGAGGCCGCGCGCGTCGACGGCGCGACGCACGGGCAGATCTTCGGTCGGATCGTGCTGCCGCTCGCGACGCCTGCGCTCGCATCGTTCGCGATCTTCCAGTTCATCTGGGTGTGGAACGACCTGCTGGTGGCGCTGATCTTCTCGGGCGGCACACAGGACGTCGCACCACTCACCCAACGATTGGCCGAGCTCGTCGGAACGAGAGGCCAGGACTGGCAGCTCCTGACGGCCTCGGCGTTCATCTCGATCGTCATCCCGCTGATCGTGTTCTTCGCGCTGCAGCGCTACTTCGTGCGCGGTCTCCTGGCGGGCGCGACGAAGGGCTGA